The following proteins are encoded in a genomic region of Lachnospiraceae bacterium KM106-2:
- a CDS encoding phosphoribosylanthranilate isomerase has protein sequence MTRIKICGITTKEDVSLLNRYHPDYAGFVFAPSRRQITSIEAMQFRELLDHKIKTVGVFVRNPIEEIKKLCEEGIIDLIQLHGGEDENYIRNLKDCVGDKIPIIYAVKVEAESVMTKQESHMADFILYDTYSKRQEGGSGITFNWKAIQMVKEPYFLAGGLNNHNVLEAIHQLHPYAIDVSSGVETNGRKDPYKIEQIIRQVRKGE, from the coding sequence ATGACAAGGATAAAAATCTGTGGGATTACAACAAAAGAAGATGTGAGTCTGTTAAATCGGTATCATCCTGATTATGCCGGTTTTGTATTTGCACCAAGCAGAAGACAGATTACTTCGATAGAAGCAATGCAGTTTAGAGAACTTCTAGATCATAAGATTAAGACAGTAGGGGTATTTGTTAGAAATCCCATTGAGGAGATTAAAAAATTATGTGAGGAAGGAATCATTGATCTGATCCAGCTACATGGTGGAGAAGATGAGAACTACATAAGAAATCTAAAAGATTGTGTGGGAGATAAAATACCGATCATCTACGCGGTCAAAGTAGAAGCAGAGTCGGTGATGACAAAGCAGGAATCACATATGGCAGACTTCATTTTATATGATACCTACTCCAAAAGACAGGAGGGTGGTAGTGGGATAACTTTCAACTGGAAGGCGATCCAAATGGTAAAGGAACCCTATTTTCTTGCGGGTGGATTAAATAATCATAATGTACTAGAAGCGATCCATCAGTTACATCCTTATGCAATTGATGTAAGCAGTGGGGTTGAGACAAATGGGAGAAAAGATCCATATAAAATAGAGCAGATCATAAGACAAGTAAGAAAGGGTGAATGA
- a CDS encoding ATP synthase F0 sector subunit c: MSTTLIAIGAALAVLTGIGAGIGIGIATSKATEAIARQPEASGDINKALLLGCALAEATAIYGFVIAILIILFLK, from the coding sequence ATGAGTACAACATTAATCGCAATCGGAGCTGCACTTGCAGTATTAACAGGTATCGGAGCTGGTATTGGTATCGGTATTGCAACGAGTAAAGCAACAGAAGCAATCGCTAGACAACCAGAAGCAAGTGGAGATATCAATAAGGCATTATTACTTGGATGTGCGTTAGCCGAAGCAACAGCTATCTACGGTTTCGTAATCGCAATCTTAATTATCTTATTCTTAAAATAA
- a CDS encoding predicted transcriptional regulators — MKQYKIGEFAKYMGVSKDLVKHYQTCGIIEPDVNEENSYRHYNMRHGERILQSRKYRSLGFSVDDAKHIVYERTASEMFDTIRSQTDEIDNQIAKLTMKKVLLEQLHQQFEMCQEKKGTCERVRLPKQYFLPHIEENAFCEKKEIVEQITNWMKHIEYAYKTARVTMYPEWQENDHGLLMEEQYFVKLELPVIDDMIIYEEGDYIVYYVRERYVRNRGITEYIEQYYQYVKECGHSVKKDGILMQHIFDHYEDGVRYVNYRVIFKLDSGKE; from the coding sequence ATGAAGCAATATAAAATCGGTGAATTTGCTAAATATATGGGAGTGTCCAAAGATTTAGTAAAACATTATCAAACATGTGGAATCATTGAACCAGATGTCAATGAAGAAAATAGCTATCGTCATTACAACATGCGTCATGGAGAACGAATTCTGCAAAGCAGAAAATATCGGAGTCTTGGATTCAGTGTTGATGATGCGAAGCATATCGTATACGAAAGAACCGCATCGGAAATGTTCGATACGATTCGTTCACAGACAGATGAAATTGATAACCAGATTGCGAAGCTCACGATGAAAAAGGTTCTTCTAGAACAATTACATCAGCAATTTGAAATGTGCCAGGAAAAGAAGGGTACTTGCGAAAGGGTAAGATTACCAAAGCAATACTTTCTTCCTCATATTGAGGAAAATGCATTTTGCGAGAAGAAAGAAATTGTGGAGCAGATTACAAATTGGATGAAGCATATTGAGTATGCTTATAAAACTGCTCGTGTTACCATGTATCCGGAATGGCAGGAAAATGATCATGGATTATTGATGGAGGAACAGTATTTTGTAAAATTAGAACTTCCCGTGATCGATGATATGATTATTTACGAGGAAGGCGACTATATCGTCTACTACGTAAGAGAACGATATGTACGAAACAGAGGGATCACAGAATATATCGAACAGTATTATCAATATGTAAAAGAATGCGGTCATTCTGTTAAAAAGGATGGAATCTTGATGCAGCATATCTTTGATCATTATGAAGATGGTGTTCGTTATGTAAACTACAGAGTTATATTTAAATTAGATTCTGGGAAAGAATAA
- a CDS encoding anthranilate synthase, amidotransferase component, which translates to MRVLIDNYDSFSYNLYQIIGSIDPDIKVIRNDESSVAAILKDRPQSIILSPGPGKPKDAGICEELIKLSGGQIPILGICLGHQAICEVYGAHVTYAPYLMHGKQSVVTFDLSCILYEGLEKTEKVGRYHSLTVENELSDQLALTAVSEDGIVMGVKVKEKPIYGLQFHPESILTPCGKTILNNFINHY; encoded by the coding sequence ATGAGAGTATTGATCGATAACTATGACAGCTTCTCTTATAATCTTTACCAGATTATCGGTTCTATAGATCCAGATATTAAAGTGATCCGAAATGATGAATCTTCTGTGGCAGCAATCTTAAAGGATCGTCCACAATCGATTATATTATCTCCGGGACCAGGAAAGCCCAAAGATGCAGGAATTTGTGAAGAACTGATTAAGCTGTCAGGAGGACAGATCCCGATCCTTGGAATCTGTCTTGGCCATCAAGCAATCTGTGAAGTATATGGAGCACATGTGACTTACGCGCCATATCTGATGCATGGGAAACAGTCCGTGGTTACGTTTGATCTGTCTTGTATTCTATATGAAGGATTAGAGAAAACCGAGAAGGTAGGTAGGTATCATTCATTAACGGTAGAAAATGAGTTGTCAGATCAACTTGCATTAACAGCGGTATCAGAGGATGGAATAGTTATGGGGGTTAAGGTGAAAGAAAAACCGATATATGGGTTACAGTTTCATCCGGAATCAATTTTGACACCTTGTGGTAAGACCATTTTGAACAATTTTATCAATCATTATTAG
- a CDS encoding ATP synthase F0 sector subunit a → MEHFAAELMSELDNKISFTIPIFGGIPVPNSVLVTWIIMAVIMILTLVFVRNLQIVPKGPQVIVEALVGFINNFFEGILGHEGRKYFPYLGTVMIYIGFANLIGIFGLVSPTKDLNVTAALSIMSIILIESSGIREKGVKGWLKSFAQPMGLLVPINFLELFIRPLSLCMRLYGNVLGAFVVMELLKLCVPMVVPVPFSFYFDIFDGLIQAYVFVFLTALFMKEKME, encoded by the coding sequence ATGGAGCATTTCGCAGCTGAGCTTATGTCCGAATTAGACAATAAGATTAGTTTTACGATTCCAATCTTTGGAGGAATACCCGTTCCCAATTCAGTACTTGTCACATGGATCATTATGGCAGTTATCATGATTCTTACGCTGGTATTCGTTCGTAATCTTCAAATTGTTCCAAAGGGTCCACAAGTCATTGTAGAAGCCTTAGTAGGATTTATTAATAACTTCTTTGAAGGTATTTTAGGTCATGAAGGAAGAAAATATTTCCCTTACTTAGGAACAGTTATGATCTATATCGGTTTTGCAAACTTGATCGGTATTTTTGGATTGGTATCACCAACGAAGGATCTTAATGTTACCGCAGCTCTTTCAATAATGAGTATTATCTTGATTGAGTCATCCGGTATTCGGGAAAAGGGCGTAAAAGGCTGGTTAAAGAGCTTTGCACAACCAATGGGCTTGTTAGTGCCTATTAATTTCTTGGAGTTATTTATACGTCCGTTATCGCTATGTATGCGACTTTACGGTAATGTCCTGGGTGCATTTGTCGTTATGGAATTATTAAAACTATGTGTTCCAATGGTCGTTCCAGTACCATTTAGTTTCTATTTCGATATATTTGATGGATTGATTCAGGCTTATGTATTTGTATTTTTAACTGCATTATTCATGAAAGAAAAAATGGAATAA
- a CDS encoding anthranilate synthase, aminase component yields MQLMNYATMKTKAKDYKRVPIYQTMLADSYTPMEILKCLQKKSKRVFLLESMENANARGRYTFLGFDPFMEVSGKDGVITERRQDGIRTINDEPKVYLEQLRQQFITPKIKELPPFTGGMVGYFSYDYVKYSEKVLVFPKKTEDDLPDFDFMLFDRIIAFDHVKDILFFIALVDTKRIDESYKKAQEDLANMMRMVREKRQMECKPGHLLTKCQMQFTKEEFKDIVEKGKSYIKEGDIFQFVPSNLRKARYEGSLLNAYRYLRTTNPSPYMFFFANSQVEIMGASPETLVKLEDGIVHTYPLAGSRPRGNDDLEDERLEKELREDEKECAEHNMLVDLGRNDIGKIAEFGSVEVEEYQQVLKFSHIMHLGSSVRGKLRDRLSPLDVMEAILPAGTLSGAPKIRAMQIIQELEKNHRDIYGGAIGYLDFTGNLDFCIGIRFAYLHKGYVYVRTGAGIVADSVPDKEYEECFNKAKAVLLALEKGEEEL; encoded by the coding sequence ATGCAGTTAATGAATTATGCAACGATGAAAACAAAGGCAAAGGATTATAAAAGGGTGCCAATATATCAGACCATGTTAGCGGATTCCTATACGCCGATGGAGATTCTAAAATGTCTTCAGAAAAAAAGCAAGCGTGTATTTTTGCTAGAAAGTATGGAGAATGCCAATGCCAGAGGGCGATATACATTTTTAGGTTTTGATCCATTTATGGAGGTATCCGGTAAAGATGGAGTAATCACGGAGCGAAGACAAGATGGCATAAGAACGATTAATGATGAACCTAAAGTATACTTAGAACAATTAAGACAGCAATTTATCACACCAAAGATCAAAGAACTTCCACCGTTTACGGGCGGGATGGTCGGATACTTTTCTTATGATTATGTAAAGTATAGTGAAAAGGTACTAGTATTTCCGAAAAAGACAGAAGATGACCTGCCAGATTTTGATTTTATGCTCTTTGACCGTATCATTGCCTTTGATCATGTAAAGGATATTCTTTTCTTTATTGCTTTAGTAGATACCAAAAGGATAGATGAATCCTATAAAAAGGCGCAAGAAGATCTTGCAAACATGATGAGGATGGTTCGTGAAAAAAGACAAATGGAGTGTAAACCAGGGCACTTACTTACTAAATGTCAAATGCAGTTTACCAAGGAAGAATTTAAGGATATAGTGGAAAAGGGAAAATCGTATATCAAAGAAGGCGATATCTTTCAATTTGTTCCTTCTAATTTAAGAAAGGCTCGTTATGAAGGAAGTTTACTCAATGCTTATCGATACCTTCGTACGACAAATCCCTCACCATATATGTTTTTCTTTGCAAATAGTCAAGTTGAGATCATGGGAGCTTCTCCAGAGACCTTAGTAAAACTAGAGGATGGAATCGTTCATACCTATCCGCTAGCGGGATCAAGGCCGCGAGGAAACGATGACTTGGAAGATGAGAGATTGGAAAAGGAATTAAGAGAGGATGAAAAAGAGTGTGCAGAGCATAATATGTTGGTCGATCTAGGAAGAAACGATATCGGGAAAATTGCAGAGTTTGGTTCCGTTGAAGTAGAGGAATATCAACAAGTACTTAAGTTTTCTCATATTATGCATCTTGGATCTAGCGTAAGAGGAAAGTTAAGAGATCGGTTATCGCCTCTTGATGTGATGGAAGCTATCTTGCCTGCGGGAACCTTATCTGGAGCACCGAAGATCCGTGCCATGCAGATCATTCAAGAGTTAGAGAAGAATCATCGTGATATCTATGGTGGAGCAATTGGGTATTTAGACTTTACTGGAAATCTGGATTTTTGTATCGGGATTCGTTTTGCGTATCTTCATAAAGGATATGTATATGTAAGGACAGGTGCCGGTATTGTTGCCGATAGTGTGCCAGATAAAGAATACGAAGAGTGTTTTAATAAGGCAAAGGCCGTGTTATTAGCACTAGAGAAAGGAGAGGAGGAGTTATGA
- a CDS encoding ATP synthase F0 sector subunit c — MSTTLIAIGAALAVLTGIGAGIGIGIATSKATEAIARQPEASGDINKALLLGCALAEATAIYGFVIAILIILFLK, encoded by the coding sequence ATGAGTACAACATTAATCGCAATCGGAGCTGCACTTGCAGTATTAACAGGTATTGGCGCTGGTATCGGTATCGGTATCGCAACTAGTAAAGCAACAGAAGCAATCGCTAGACAGCCAGAAGCAAGTGGAGATATCAATAAAGCATTATTACTTGGATGTGCGTTAGCTGAAGCAACAGCTATTTACGGTTTCGTAATCGCAATCCTTATTATCTTATTCTTAAAATAA
- a CDS encoding arsenate reductase, translating into MNIQIFGKKKCFDTKKAERYFKERGIKYQLIDLKEKGMSKGEFNSVAKAVGGIDSMLDDSCKDQDALALIRYIAKEDQLDKILENQQVLKTPIVRNGQKATVGYEPDKWKIWV; encoded by the coding sequence ATGAATATACAGATCTTTGGAAAGAAGAAATGTTTTGATACCAAAAAGGCAGAACGTTATTTTAAAGAACGAGGAATTAAATATCAATTAATTGATCTGAAAGAGAAGGGAATGAGCAAAGGCGAGTTTAATAGCGTTGCAAAAGCAGTCGGCGGAATTGATTCTATGCTAGACGATTCTTGCAAGGATCAAGATGCACTTGCTCTAATTCGATACATCGCAAAGGAAGACCAACTGGATAAGATACTTGAGAACCAGCAGGTTTTAAAGACTCCAATTGTACGAAATGGACAAAAGGCAACAGTAGGTTATGAACCAGATAAATGGAAAATTTGGGTATAA
- a CDS encoding tryptophan synthase beta chain: MNNGRYGDYGGQYVPETLMNELHQIENAYEFYKKDPDFREELQQLLREYAGRPSLLYFAKKMTEDLGGAKIYLKREDLNHTGSHKINNVLGQALLAKRLGKTRIIAETGAGQHGVATATAAALLGLECEIYMGEEDTIRQALNVYRMKLLGAKVHPVLTGTRTLKDAVNECMREWTKRVDDTLYVLGSVMGPHPFPMMVRDFQSVIGKEVKQQLLEKEGRLPDAVVACVGGGSNSMGLFYDFIKEKSVKLIGCEAAGHGVHTMETAATIAVGREGIFHGMKSYFCQDKFGQIAPVYSISAGLDYPGIGPEHAYLHDSNRATYVPITDEEAVEAFEYIARTEGIIAAIESSHAIAQVMKMAPNMGKEQIIVCNISGRGDKDVAAIARYRGEDLHD; encoded by the coding sequence TTGAATAATGGTAGATATGGTGATTATGGAGGACAATATGTCCCAGAGACCTTGATGAATGAATTGCATCAGATAGAAAATGCTTATGAATTTTATAAGAAAGATCCTGATTTTAGAGAAGAGTTACAACAGTTACTTCGTGAGTATGCAGGAAGACCATCTCTCCTATACTTTGCTAAGAAGATGACCGAAGATCTAGGAGGCGCTAAAATATATCTAAAACGAGAGGATTTGAATCATACGGGTTCTCATAAAATTAATAATGTTTTAGGGCAGGCACTGCTTGCAAAGAGACTAGGAAAGACAAGAATTATTGCAGAGACGGGTGCAGGTCAGCATGGGGTGGCAACAGCGACGGCTGCAGCCTTGCTCGGATTAGAATGTGAAATTTATATGGGGGAAGAAGACACGATTCGTCAAGCACTCAATGTATATCGTATGAAGTTACTCGGAGCCAAGGTGCATCCGGTTCTTACTGGAACTAGAACTTTAAAAGATGCAGTAAATGAATGTATGCGCGAGTGGACGAAACGGGTGGATGATACGCTTTATGTCTTAGGTTCTGTCATGGGACCACATCCATTTCCAATGATGGTTCGTGACTTCCAAAGCGTGATCGGCAAAGAAGTTAAGCAACAGCTTTTAGAGAAAGAAGGACGTCTCCCTGATGCCGTTGTGGCATGTGTGGGAGGAGGCAGTAATTCAATGGGTCTATTTTATGACTTTATCAAGGAGAAATCTGTTAAACTGATCGGATGTGAAGCAGCAGGTCATGGAGTGCATACGATGGAGACGGCAGCAACGATCGCAGTCGGAAGAGAAGGGATCTTTCATGGAATGAAATCTTATTTCTGTCAGGATAAGTTTGGTCAGATCGCACCAGTATATTCAATATCAGCGGGTTTAGACTATCCTGGGATTGGGCCGGAACATGCTTATCTTCATGATTCCAATCGAGCAACTTATGTACCGATCACAGATGAGGAAGCAGTCGAAGCATTTGAATATATCGCGAGGACGGAAGGAATTATAGCGGCTATCGAAAGTTCTCATGCCATTGCACAGGTGATGAAGATGGCACCTAATATGGGAAAGGAACAAATCATTGTATGCAATATTTCAGGACGCGGTGACAAAGATGTTGCGGCGATAGCAAGATATCGAGGGGAGGACTTACATGACTAG
- a CDS encoding anthranilate phosphoribosyltransferase, whose product MIKEAIALASKGEELSSTMMEAVMNEIMDGEATDAQKASFLTAMSMKGESIDEITAAAKVMRYHCEKFLNEMEVLEIVGTGGDGANTFNISTLASIVVSSLGIPVAKHGNRAASSKCGTADCLEALGVNLNLAPARSAGLLKELNICFLFAQKYHPAMRFVGKVRKEMGIRTIFNVLGPLANPAGATMQLLGVYRKSLVEPLARVLLNLGVKKAMVVYGEDCMDEISMSAPTYVCEVRNGEFITYTITPEQYGFSRCRKEELAGGDPKENADIAIHILSGEIGPKTDAVILNAAAGIYIARDDISMEEAINLARGSIESGKALKQLKEFIQAAKMTE is encoded by the coding sequence ATGATCAAAGAAGCAATTGCATTAGCAAGTAAAGGAGAAGAACTAAGTTCGACGATGATGGAAGCTGTTATGAATGAAATTATGGATGGAGAAGCAACGGATGCACAAAAGGCATCTTTCTTAACGGCTATGAGTATGAAGGGAGAGAGTATTGATGAGATTACAGCAGCAGCTAAGGTGATGCGTTATCATTGCGAAAAATTCTTAAATGAAATGGAAGTGCTTGAAATAGTAGGAACTGGTGGAGATGGTGCTAATACATTTAACATATCGACACTTGCATCCATCGTTGTCTCATCACTTGGAATACCAGTAGCCAAACATGGAAATCGAGCTGCCAGCAGTAAGTGTGGTACAGCTGATTGTTTAGAAGCGCTTGGGGTGAATTTAAATCTGGCACCTGCAAGAAGTGCAGGATTACTCAAAGAACTGAATATCTGCTTTCTGTTTGCTCAGAAATATCATCCGGCAATGCGATTTGTAGGAAAGGTCAGAAAAGAAATGGGAATCCGGACTATCTTTAATGTATTAGGACCGTTGGCTAATCCTGCAGGTGCGACGATGCAATTACTTGGTGTCTATCGAAAGTCTTTAGTGGAACCACTTGCAAGAGTATTACTAAATCTTGGAGTTAAGAAGGCGATGGTAGTATATGGAGAAGACTGCATGGATGAAATTTCAATGAGCGCGCCGACCTATGTATGCGAAGTAAGAAATGGTGAATTTATCACCTATACGATCACTCCTGAGCAATATGGATTCAGTCGTTGTAGAAAAGAGGAGTTAGCCGGTGGGGATCCGAAAGAGAACGCTGACATTGCGATTCATATTTTAAGTGGAGAGATCGGTCCAAAAACCGATGCAGTAATTTTAAATGCAGCGGCAGGAATCTATATTGCAAGGGATGATATTTCTATGGAAGAAGCGATTAACTTAGCACGAGGATCCATAGAGAGTGGAAAGGCACTAAAACAACTGAAAGAATTTATTCAGGCTGCTAAGATGACAGAATAG
- a CDS encoding indole-3-glycerol phosphate synthase, with amino-acid sequence MNVLEEIVKKRRIRIEQQKKVIDDDEMRNLALHAPNQIPFLLESTLREPELSFILEVKKASPSKGMIVEEFPYIKIAKEYESAGANAISVLTEPDYFRGDTKYLKEIREQVDIPILRKDFIIDDYQIYEAKVIGANAILLICAILEEEILKKFLKLAYDLGLSCLVEAHDKDEIGKAVRAGARIIGVNNRNLKDFRVDLNTTRQLRQLVPPSILFLAESGIKTSKDIAFLKECNVDGVLIGETMMTAHNKYEALQALKGD; translated from the coding sequence ATGAACGTATTAGAAGAGATCGTAAAAAAGCGGAGAATTCGAATCGAGCAACAGAAAAAAGTAATCGATGATGATGAGATGAGGAACCTGGCACTTCATGCACCAAATCAAATTCCTTTTCTATTGGAATCAACTCTAAGAGAGCCTGAACTTTCTTTTATTCTAGAAGTAAAAAAAGCTTCGCCATCCAAAGGGATGATCGTAGAAGAGTTCCCATACATTAAGATAGCGAAGGAGTATGAGAGCGCAGGCGCTAATGCTATCTCAGTTTTGACAGAGCCGGATTATTTTCGTGGAGATACCAAATATTTAAAAGAGATCCGAGAACAAGTTGACATCCCTATCTTAAGAAAAGATTTTATCATCGATGACTACCAGATCTATGAGGCAAAAGTAATTGGAGCAAATGCGATTTTATTAATTTGTGCAATCTTAGAAGAGGAGATTTTAAAGAAATTTCTTAAATTAGCATATGACTTAGGCTTATCTTGTCTAGTGGAAGCACACGATAAAGACGAGATTGGTAAGGCAGTTCGTGCAGGAGCTCGTATCATCGGCGTGAATAATCGTAATCTTAAGGACTTTAGAGTGGATCTAAATACAACAAGACAATTACGTCAATTGGTTCCTCCGTCCATACTCTTTCTAGCCGAAAGCGGGATTAAAACTAGTAAGGATATTGCATTTTTAAAAGAGTGTAATGTGGATGGCGTTCTAATCGGTGAGACTATGATGACTGCTCACAATAAATATGAAGCATTGCAAGCGTTGAAAGGCGATTAG
- a CDS encoding tryptophan synthase alpha chain: MTRISKAFYDKKAFVGFLTAGDPDISTTEQLIYEMERAGAGIVEIGIPFSDPIAEGPVIQEANLRALSVEGGCTINMIFELVEKVRKQSEIPLVFLTYLNPIYQYGYQEFAKKAKEAGLDGVIIPDLPYEEQEEILPYLKEENVDLISLIAPTSKERIQMIAKRAKGYIYLVSSMGVTGTRNVFSDQIDDMIAKIREVSNTPIAVGFGVNTPSQVRSLCEKADGVIVGSAIVKLIGEYGKKAKRPVYDYIKSMTTEME, translated from the coding sequence ATGACTAGAATCAGTAAAGCATTTTATGATAAGAAAGCATTTGTTGGATTCCTAACAGCAGGAGATCCGGATATCAGCACAACAGAGCAGCTGATCTATGAAATGGAACGAGCAGGAGCTGGTATTGTTGAAATTGGAATTCCTTTTTCTGATCCGATCGCAGAAGGCCCTGTCATTCAAGAAGCGAATCTTCGCGCCCTTAGCGTAGAAGGCGGATGTACGATCAATATGATATTTGAATTAGTGGAAAAGGTAAGAAAACAGAGTGAGATTCCATTGGTATTTCTAACTTACTTAAATCCAATCTATCAATATGGATATCAAGAGTTTGCTAAGAAAGCAAAGGAAGCAGGCCTTGATGGCGTGATCATTCCTGATCTTCCTTATGAGGAACAAGAAGAAATCTTACCATATTTGAAAGAGGAAAATGTCGATCTTATTAGTTTGATCGCACCGACATCAAAAGAAAGAATTCAAATGATCGCTAAGAGGGCGAAAGGATATATCTATTTGGTATCCTCCATGGGAGTCACAGGTACAAGAAATGTATTCTCGGATCAGATAGATGATATGATCGCAAAGATACGAGAAGTCAGTAATACTCCGATCGCAGTAGGATTTGGAGTTAATACACCGTCCCAGGTACGATCCCTTTGTGAAAAGGCAGATGGGGTGATCGTTGGAAGCGCTATCGTAAAGCTGATCGGAGAGTATGGGAAGAAAGCAAAGAGGCCAGTCTATGATTATATCAAGAGTATGACTACAGAAATGGAATGA